In Roseofilum casamattae BLCC-M143, the following proteins share a genomic window:
- a CDS encoding adenylate/guanylate cyclase domain-containing protein, translating into MQHSSSKGDILLVDDMPDNLRLLSTMLGEQGYKTRKVPNGTLALKVVKNAPPDLILLDVMMPDIDGYKVCQNLKADPKTANIPIIFISALDDVFDKVKAFAVGGVDYITKPFHVEEVVARLDNQLTIRNLQKKLQEKNESLQIEKGKSDRLLLNILPAIVAEKLKQHQGSLAEQFDEVTILFADIVGFTALSASMRPIQLVDLLNKIFSTFDRLADRHGLEKIKTIGDAYMVVSGIPLPQENHADAIAQMALEMQSAIQEFHGQDRKPFQLRIGINTGSAVAGVIGIKKFSYDLWGDAVNVASRMETRGEPGKIQVTHETYQHLKDRYRFEERGKISIKGKGEMMTYFLLGKLND; encoded by the coding sequence ATGCAACATTCTTCTTCAAAAGGCGATATTTTATTGGTAGACGACATGCCAGATAATTTAAGGCTATTATCAACTATGCTTGGCGAACAAGGTTATAAAACTCGTAAAGTTCCGAATGGAACTCTTGCTCTTAAAGTTGTCAAAAATGCGCCTCCAGATTTGATCCTCTTAGATGTGATGATGCCGGATATAGATGGTTACAAAGTTTGTCAGAACCTCAAAGCCGATCCCAAAACAGCTAATATTCCAATTATTTTTATTAGCGCTTTAGATGATGTTTTTGATAAAGTGAAAGCTTTTGCTGTTGGTGGTGTAGACTATATAACTAAACCCTTTCATGTGGAAGAAGTCGTAGCGAGATTGGACAATCAGCTAACGATCCGCAACCTCCAAAAGAAACTGCAAGAAAAAAATGAATCCCTACAAATAGAGAAAGGGAAATCAGATCGTCTATTACTCAATATTTTGCCCGCTATCGTAGCAGAAAAACTCAAACAACATCAAGGATCTCTTGCAGAACAATTTGATGAAGTGACGATCTTATTTGCTGATATTGTCGGTTTTACTGCTCTCTCTGCCTCCATGCGTCCGATTCAATTAGTCGATCTTCTCAATAAAATTTTTTCGACTTTCGATCGCCTGGCAGATCGCCATGGTTTGGAAAAAATAAAGACCATTGGTGATGCTTATATGGTAGTCAGTGGCATTCCCCTTCCTCAAGAAAATCATGCCGATGCGATCGCGCAAATGGCATTAGAAATGCAATCGGCTATTCAAGAATTTCACGGGCAGGATCGAAAACCGTTTCAACTTCGCATCGGGATTAATACAGGTTCAGCGGTTGCGGGAGTTATTGGCATTAAAAAATTTAGTTACGATCTGTGGGGAGATGCGGTAAATGTCGCCAGTCGCATGGAAACGCGAGGAGAACCGGGGAAAATTCAAGTGACCCATGAAACCTATCAACACCTCAAAGATCGCTATCGTTTTGAAGAACGCGGTAAAATTTCGATTAAAGGAAAAGGCGAGATGATGACCTATTTTTTATTAGGTAAATTGAATGATTAG